In the genome of Rhodoligotrophos defluvii, one region contains:
- a CDS encoding branched-chain amino acid ABC transporter permease translates to MAELVFFLNKVVVAGLIIGSIYALGAVGVTLIFSILRFAHFAHGDMMTVGAGLSLILSLILVGLGLDGSVLAVYLAVPLAMIATAALAIGIDNVFYKPLRDAGARPVALVMASIGVMLMMQGLVRIIGGTAARDMYITGRKEIYRIPLPFAGDRPLILTEPQLLLIVLTLLAVVALHLFLTRARLGKAMRAMSDNPMLAKVSGINTERVVQATWIIGGGLAALAGTMLSFDVSLKPDLSFNILLPIFAAAILGGIGQPYGAILGGFVVGFAETLAVFNWAILLRPFKETWIGNLDLPNQIAFVPTEYKLIVPFVILVVILISRPTGILRGRVL, encoded by the coding sequence ATGGCCGAGCTCGTATTTTTCCTCAACAAGGTGGTGGTGGCCGGCCTGATCATCGGTTCGATCTATGCCTTGGGTGCGGTCGGCGTCACGTTGATCTTCTCGATCCTGCGCTTTGCCCATTTCGCCCATGGCGACATGATGACAGTGGGTGCCGGCTTGAGCCTGATCCTGTCGTTGATCCTGGTCGGGCTCGGCCTCGACGGCTCGGTGCTGGCGGTCTATCTGGCCGTGCCTTTGGCCATGATCGCGACAGCGGCTCTGGCCATCGGCATCGACAACGTGTTCTACAAGCCTTTGCGCGATGCGGGTGCGAGACCCGTTGCCCTGGTCATGGCCTCGATCGGCGTCATGCTCATGATGCAGGGCCTGGTCCGGATAATCGGGGGCACCGCGGCCCGCGACATGTACATTACCGGTCGCAAGGAGATCTACCGCATCCCCCTGCCCTTTGCCGGCGACCGGCCGCTGATCCTCACGGAACCGCAGCTTCTACTGATTGTCCTGACGCTTCTGGCGGTGGTGGCCCTGCATCTGTTCCTGACCAGGGCGCGGCTCGGCAAGGCCATGCGCGCCATGTCCGACAATCCCATGCTGGCGAAGGTTTCCGGCATCAATACCGAGCGGGTTGTGCAAGCGACCTGGATCATCGGCGGCGGGCTTGCGGCGCTTGCCGGCACCATGCTCTCCTTCGATGTGAGCCTGAAGCCAGACCTCTCCTTCAATATCCTGTTGCCCATCTTCGCCGCGGCCATCCTGGGCGGCATCGGCCAGCCCTACGGGGCGATCCTCGGCGGGTTCGTCGTAGGCTTTGCCGAGACGCTGGCCGTGTTCAACTGGGCCATCCTGCTGCGGCCGTTCAAGGAGACCTGGATCGGCAACCTCGATCTGCCGAACCAGATCGCCTTCGTGCCGACCGAGTACAAGCTGATCGTGCCCTTCGTCATCCTGGTGGTCATCCTGATCTCGCGGCCGACCGGCATCCTGAGGGGGCGGGTGCTATGA
- the rpsD gene encoding 30S ribosomal protein S4 yields MTKRIQAKHKIDRRMGENIWGRPKSPVNKREYGPGQHGQRRKGKLSDFGQQLRAKQKLKGYYGSINERQFNAIYQEAARMRGDTSENLIGLLERRLDAIVYRAKFVPTIFAARQFVNHGHVKVNGRRVNIPSYRVKPGDLIEVKDKSRELALVLEAQQLAERDVPDYIELDQKGFAARLSRVPALSDVPYPVHMEPNLVVEFYSR; encoded by the coding sequence ATGACCAAGCGTATTCAGGCGAAGCACAAGATCGATCGCCGCATGGGCGAGAACATCTGGGGCCGCCCCAAGAGCCCCGTGAACAAGCGTGAATATGGGCCCGGCCAGCACGGGCAGCGCCGCAAGGGCAAGCTGTCGGACTTCGGCCAGCAGCTGCGCGCCAAGCAGAAGCTAAAGGGCTACTACGGCTCGATCAACGAGCGGCAGTTCAACGCCATTTATCAGGAAGCGGCCCGGATGAGGGGCGACACGTCCGAGAACCTGATCGGGCTGTTGGAGCGTCGTCTGGACGCGATCGTCTATCGTGCCAAGTTCGTGCCGACCATCTTCGCCGCGCGCCAGTTCGTGAACCATGGCCACGTGAAGGTGAACGGGCGCCGTGTGAACATCCCGAGCTACCGGGTGAAGCCGGGCGACCTCATCGAGGTCAAGGACAAGTCGCGCGAGCTCGCCCTGGTGCTCGAGGCCCAGCAGCTCGCCGAGCGGGACGTGCCCGATTACATCGAGCTCGACCAGAAGGGCTTTGCCGCACGGTTGAGCCGTGTTCCGGCGCTGTCCGACGTGCCCTATCCCGTGCACATGGAACCGAATCTGGTGGTCGAGTTCTATTCGCGTTAA
- a CDS encoding multidrug efflux RND transporter permease subunit yields MTFTDIFIKRPVLATVVSLMILLVGLGAMFSLQIRQYPELTNTTITITTTYPGANADLIKGFITTPIQQAVASTEGIDTLVSSSQQNVSTVTLNLRLNADPDRAATDVLSKLNQISGELPEESNDPVVVKQTGDPYALMYIGFNSDTMTGAQITDYLTRVVQPKLQTINGVSKAEILGGQTFAMRAWLKPERMAALGVTPSDVANALAANNFTSAAGQVKSNFIQTTINADTSLKSANAFAQLVIKSEGDALIRLGHIADVELGPESTDTSSVFGGLKAVFMGIYTAPTANPLTVISDVRETMPSIQAQLPSGMKASIAYDATDFINASIEEVVKTLGEAAVIVIVVIFLFLGNLRSTLIPIVTIPLSLIGVMVLLLALGYSINLLTLLALVLAIGLVVDDAIVVVENIFRHIEEGMAPFEASIKGAREIALPVIAMTITLAAVYAPIGFTTGLTGALFREFAFTLAGSVIVSGVVALTLSPMLCSKLLSAKTGDSRFTRFINRRFEGLRQRYERRLTGTLRAKPAMIVVLIGTIIATGILYTTAQKELAPDEDQGFIFSIISAPEYANLDYLEHYTDEVGKIFMAVPEYANYFMINGSAGVRQAIGGLIFKPWSERERSVQQVLQDLQGKLAGIAGVQVLAISPPPLPGSTGGAPVQFVVTTTGPYEELAEIAQQLQNAANQSGLFLFTDIDLRFNSPQIEVKIDHDKANRLGVDMREIGASLATMLGGNYVNRFNLAGRSYKTIPQVPREFRMTVDWLKRYEVRTATGQMVPLSTFATIGQTVQPNSLTTFQQLNSATLSGVPFPGRTQGDVLTFLREKAQELFPEGYTYDFQGESRQYVQEGNTLIYTFVFALIVIFLVLAAQFESFRDPLIILIALPTSMFGALLPIAMIPQLATVNIYTQIGLVTLIGLISKHGILMVEFANKLQEEEGMSKQDAIIHAAGVRLRPILMTTAAIVVAMVPLLIADGAGARSRFDIGLVIAAGMTIGTLFTLFVTPAVYVYVARDHRAARERLEALEAGGTGAPAPTAG; encoded by the coding sequence ATGACCTTCACCGACATCTTCATCAAGCGGCCGGTTCTGGCGACGGTCGTCAGCCTGATGATTCTGCTCGTGGGCCTGGGCGCCATGTTCAGCCTGCAGATCCGGCAGTATCCGGAGCTCACCAACACCACGATCACCATCACCACGACCTATCCGGGCGCCAATGCGGATCTGATCAAGGGCTTCATCACCACACCGATCCAGCAGGCGGTGGCGAGTACCGAGGGCATCGACACGCTGGTCTCGTCCTCGCAGCAGAACGTCTCCACGGTGACGCTCAACCTGCGGCTCAATGCCGACCCGGATCGGGCAGCGACCGATGTTCTCTCCAAGCTCAACCAGATCAGCGGCGAACTGCCGGAGGAATCGAACGACCCGGTGGTGGTGAAGCAGACGGGCGATCCTTACGCGCTCATGTATATCGGCTTCAACAGCGACACCATGACCGGCGCGCAGATCACGGATTATCTGACCCGGGTGGTGCAGCCGAAGCTGCAGACCATCAATGGCGTGTCGAAGGCGGAGATCCTGGGCGGCCAGACCTTCGCCATGCGCGCCTGGCTCAAGCCCGAGCGCATGGCGGCATTGGGCGTCACCCCGTCGGACGTGGCCAACGCGCTGGCCGCCAACAACTTCACCAGCGCCGCCGGGCAGGTCAAAAGCAACTTCATCCAAACCACCATAAACGCGGACACCTCGCTCAAGAGCGCCAACGCCTTCGCCCAGCTGGTGATCAAGTCCGAGGGCGACGCGCTGATCCGCCTAGGCCATATCGCCGACGTGGAGCTGGGCCCGGAGAGCACGGACACGAGTTCGGTGTTCGGCGGGCTCAAGGCAGTGTTCATGGGCATCTACACCGCGCCCACCGCCAACCCGCTGACGGTCATCTCGGACGTGCGCGAAACCATGCCGTCGATCCAGGCGCAGCTGCCCTCCGGCATGAAGGCTTCGATCGCCTATGACGCCACCGACTTCATCAACGCCTCGATCGAGGAGGTGGTGAAGACGCTTGGCGAGGCGGCCGTCATCGTCATCGTCGTGATCTTCCTTTTTCTCGGCAACCTGCGCTCGACCTTGATCCCGATCGTCACCATCCCCTTGTCCCTGATCGGGGTCATGGTGCTGCTGCTGGCGCTGGGCTATTCCATCAACCTCCTGACCCTGCTCGCCCTGGTGCTGGCCATCGGCCTGGTGGTCGACGACGCCATCGTGGTGGTTGAGAATATCTTCCGCCACATCGAAGAGGGGATGGCGCCGTTCGAGGCCTCGATCAAGGGCGCGCGCGAGATTGCGCTGCCGGTCATCGCCATGACCATCACCCTGGCGGCGGTCTATGCGCCGATCGGCTTCACCACCGGCCTTACCGGCGCCCTCTTTCGGGAATTCGCCTTCACCCTTGCCGGATCGGTGATCGTCTCCGGTGTGGTCGCGCTGACCCTGTCGCCCATGCTGTGCTCGAAGCTGCTCAGTGCCAAGACGGGCGATAGCCGCTTCACCCGGTTCATCAACCGGCGGTTCGAGGGCCTGCGCCAGCGCTATGAACGTCGGCTCACCGGCACGCTGCGCGCCAAGCCGGCCATGATCGTCGTGCTGATCGGGACGATCATCGCCACCGGCATCCTCTATACCACCGCGCAGAAGGAACTCGCCCCGGACGAGGACCAAGGGTTCATCTTCAGCATCATCTCGGCGCCGGAATATGCCAATCTGGACTATCTCGAGCATTATACTGATGAGGTCGGCAAGATCTTCATGGCGGTGCCGGAATATGCCAACTATTTCATGATCAACGGTTCGGCCGGCGTGCGCCAGGCGATCGGCGGGCTGATCTTCAAGCCGTGGAGCGAGCGGGAGCGTTCGGTACAGCAGGTGCTGCAGGACCTCCAGGGCAAGCTCGCAGGCATTGCCGGCGTGCAGGTGCTGGCCATATCGCCGCCGCCTTTGCCCGGCTCGACCGGCGGCGCGCCGGTGCAGTTCGTGGTGACCACCACCGGGCCCTACGAGGAGCTGGCGGAGATCGCCCAGCAGCTGCAGAACGCAGCCAACCAGAGCGGCTTATTCCTGTTCACCGACATCGACTTGCGCTTCAACTCGCCGCAGATCGAAGTCAAGATCGATCATGACAAGGCGAATCGTCTTGGCGTCGACATGCGCGAGATCGGCGCGAGCCTCGCCACCATGCTGGGCGGCAACTATGTCAACCGGTTCAATCTCGCAGGCCGCAGCTACAAGACCATACCGCAGGTGCCGCGCGAATTCCGGATGACGGTCGACTGGCTCAAGCGTTACGAGGTGCGCACCGCCACCGGCCAGATGGTGCCGCTGTCGACCTTCGCCACCATCGGGCAGACCGTGCAGCCGAATTCGCTGACCACCTTCCAGCAGCTGAACTCGGCGACACTCTCAGGCGTGCCCTTCCCCGGGCGCACGCAAGGGGACGTGCTCACCTTCCTGCGTGAAAAGGCGCAGGAGCTGTTCCCGGAGGGCTATACCTACGACTTCCAGGGCGAGAGCCGGCAATATGTGCAGGAAGGCAACACCCTGATCTACACCTTCGTGTTCGCCCTCATCGTCATCTTCCTGGTGCTGGCGGCGCAGTTCGAGAGCTTCCGCGATCCGCTCATCATCCTGATCGCGTTGCCGACATCCATGTTCGGCGCGCTGCTGCCCATCGCGATGATTCCTCAGCTCGCCACCGTCAACATTTATACGCAGATCGGCCTGGTTACCCTGATCGGCCTCATCTCCAAGCACGGCATCCTGATGGTCGAGTTTGCCAACAAGCTGCAGGAAGAGGAGGGCATGTCGAAACAGGATGCGATCATCCATGCGGCCGGCGTGCGCCTGCGCCCGATTCTGATGACCACCGCTGCCATCGTGGTGGCCATGGTGCCGCTGCTCATTGCCGATGGAGCCGGTGCCCGCAGCCGCTTCGACATCGGCCTGGTGATCGCGGCCGGCATGACCATTGGCACACTGTTCACCCTGTTCGTGACACCGGCCGTCTATGTCTATGTCGCCCGTGACCACCGGGCCGCGCGTGAGCGCCTCGAGGCGCTGGAGGCGGGCGGCACCGGCGCTCCCGCGCCCACGGCGGGCTAG
- a CDS encoding efflux RND transporter periplasmic adaptor subunit, translating to MIKRFLIVSVLVIAVVGGIGYYKLVFEPELVRNIIMSSPMPTATVSAEAAKEQSWQQRISAIGTVRATRGIEVTSEVAGRITIANFESGQDVKAGAELIQLDDSTEQAQLKSDLATLKSAQLTYERQLQLFKSRTTSQANLDDALAARDQAAAAVELTRAQIAKKRITVPFDGRLGIRLVDVGQYVTPGTPFVGLHTLDPIYVDFPIPEQQTASLRNGLTVEVRTDAFPGETFTGKIEALDSRINPETRAILVRASLPNPDKRLLPGMFANVDVIAGEQQMVVTVPATAVTYSLYGDTVFVLTPQDGNQGKNGSAVSQNKSGGVIESAQAQEADKGGQENQSQQQQLYKVERRVVKTGAQIGDRVQIVEGLKAGELVATSGQNKLQGGMTARVDNTNPLVPPETPPKG from the coding sequence ATGATAAAGCGGTTTCTGATCGTCAGCGTCCTCGTTATCGCTGTCGTCGGCGGGATCGGCTATTACAAGCTCGTGTTCGAGCCGGAGCTGGTGAGGAACATCATCATGAGCTCGCCGATGCCGACCGCGACGGTGTCGGCGGAGGCCGCCAAGGAGCAGTCGTGGCAGCAGCGCATCTCGGCCATCGGCACGGTTCGCGCGACCCGCGGCATCGAGGTCACGTCCGAGGTCGCCGGACGGATCACGATCGCCAACTTCGAGTCCGGCCAGGACGTGAAGGCGGGCGCCGAGCTCATCCAGCTCGACGACTCGACGGAGCAGGCTCAGCTCAAGAGCGATCTCGCCACGCTGAAGAGCGCTCAGCTCACCTATGAGCGCCAGCTCCAGCTGTTCAAGTCGAGGACGACGTCGCAAGCGAATCTGGACGATGCCTTGGCCGCGCGCGACCAGGCCGCGGCGGCGGTCGAGCTCACCCGGGCGCAGATCGCCAAGAAGCGCATCACGGTGCCCTTCGACGGAAGGCTCGGCATCCGGCTCGTGGACGTCGGACAATATGTGACGCCCGGTACCCCGTTCGTGGGGCTGCACACGCTCGACCCCATCTATGTGGACTTTCCGATCCCCGAGCAGCAGACGGCATCGTTGCGCAACGGGCTTACGGTGGAGGTGCGCACCGATGCCTTTCCGGGCGAAACCTTCACCGGCAAGATCGAGGCGCTCGACAGCCGCATCAACCCTGAGACGCGGGCCATTCTGGTCAGGGCCTCGCTACCCAACCCGGACAAGCGCCTGCTTCCCGGCATGTTCGCCAATGTGGACGTGATCGCCGGTGAGCAGCAGATGGTGGTGACCGTGCCGGCCACCGCGGTGACCTATAGCCTCTATGGCGACACGGTCTTCGTGCTGACGCCGCAGGACGGGAACCAGGGCAAGAACGGCTCGGCCGTTTCCCAGAACAAGAGCGGCGGCGTAATCGAATCCGCCCAGGCGCAGGAAGCCGACAAAGGCGGCCAGGAAAACCAGTCCCAGCAGCAACAGCTCTACAAGGTAGAGCGGCGGGTGGTGAAGACCGGTGCCCAGATCGGCGATCGCGTCCAAATCGTCGAGGGCCTGAAGGCTGGCGAGCTGGTGGCGACCTCCGGCCAGAACAAGCTCCAGGGCGGAATGACGGCGCGGGTGGACAACACCAACCCGCTGGTTCCGCCCGAGACACCGCCCAAGGGGTGA
- a CDS encoding Lrp/AsnC ligand binding domain-containing protein, with amino-acid sequence MKPVFVQIKCALGQAYTVATAIADAEIASEIYSTAGGYDLLVKFYLPEGEDVGHFINEKLHAIPGITDTYTIITFRAF; translated from the coding sequence ATGAAGCCCGTATTCGTTCAGATCAAGTGCGCCCTGGGCCAGGCCTATACCGTGGCCACCGCCATCGCGGACGCCGAGATCGCCTCGGAGATCTACTCGACCGCCGGCGGCTACGACTTGCTCGTGAAGTTCTACCTGCCGGAAGGCGAGGATGTCGGCCACTTCATCAACGAGAAGCTACATGCCATTCCCGGCATCACCGACACATACACGATCATCACGTTCCGGGCGTTCTAG
- a CDS encoding branched-chain amino acid ABC transporter permease → MKAISDTRRDLLLLALLLVLLVGVWRSLGLPFTVRMLVEASCYAILALGLTIQWGYAGLFNAGVMGFVALGGFLTVFLSFPRNDAFWDSSLPGELWHVLLVAAAGALLVGAASQITRLGAPKGLRTALTLVLLAVVYLVLMGELDPVASQIEAGPGWVGGLGLPVGLGWIGGGIVAGLVGYAIGRICLGLRSDYLAIATLGIAEIIKALLKNADWLTRGTLTVSPLPWPVPGAGQLGFVSARAAYLAVTASIIVVIYLLLQRAYYAPWGRMIRAIRDNEVAAAAMGKDVNQRRLQIFTLGCAIMGLGGAALASFVGIFDPGGFAPLNHTFLVWVMVIVGGSGNNRGAIFGALLVYIIWIMSEPAALFLFGLARDLGHEWFGWVAPADLDSRALQMRVFVIGLTITLVLRLAPKGLMPEPVRRSD, encoded by the coding sequence ATGAAGGCCATCTCCGACACGCGGCGCGACCTTCTTCTCCTGGCATTGCTGCTGGTGCTGCTGGTCGGCGTGTGGCGTTCGCTCGGTCTGCCCTTCACGGTGCGCATGCTGGTCGAGGCCAGCTGTTATGCCATTCTCGCCCTCGGCCTGACCATCCAATGGGGCTATGCGGGACTGTTCAACGCCGGCGTCATGGGCTTTGTCGCCCTTGGCGGCTTCCTGACGGTGTTCCTGTCCTTCCCGCGCAACGACGCGTTCTGGGACAGCAGTCTGCCCGGTGAGCTTTGGCACGTGTTGCTGGTGGCCGCGGCCGGCGCCCTTCTCGTGGGGGCGGCGAGCCAGATCACCCGGCTTGGCGCGCCGAAAGGCTTGCGAACGGCGTTGACCCTCGTGCTGCTGGCCGTCGTCTATCTCGTGCTGATGGGCGAACTCGACCCGGTCGCCAGCCAGATCGAGGCGGGTCCTGGCTGGGTCGGCGGCTTGGGCCTGCCGGTCGGGCTCGGCTGGATCGGCGGCGGCATTGTCGCCGGCCTGGTGGGCTACGCGATCGGCCGGATCTGCCTCGGCCTGCGCAGCGACTATCTCGCCATTGCGACGCTCGGTATCGCCGAGATCATCAAGGCACTGCTCAAGAATGCCGATTGGCTCACGCGCGGAACCCTGACCGTCTCCCCCCTGCCCTGGCCCGTGCCCGGGGCGGGCCAACTCGGTTTCGTCAGCGCCCGCGCGGCCTATCTTGCGGTCACCGCCTCGATCATCGTGGTGATCTACCTGCTGCTCCAGCGCGCCTACTACGCGCCTTGGGGTCGGATGATCCGCGCCATCCGCGACAACGAAGTCGCCGCCGCGGCCATGGGCAAGGACGTGAACCAGCGGCGGCTGCAGATCTTCACCCTGGGCTGCGCCATCATGGGCCTCGGCGGGGCGGCGCTGGCGAGTTTTGTCGGCATTTTCGATCCCGGCGGGTTCGCGCCGCTCAACCACACGTTCCTCGTATGGGTGATGGTGATCGTCGGCGGGTCCGGCAACAATCGCGGCGCGATTTTCGGGGCCCTGCTCGTCTATATCATCTGGATCATGTCCGAACCTGCCGCCCTGTTCCTGTTTGGCCTGGCCCGCGACCTCGGCCACGAATGGTTCGGCTGGGTTGCGCCCGCTGACCTCGACTCGCGCGCCCTGCAGATGCGCGTCTTCGTCATCGGGCTCACCATCACGCTCGTGCTGCGGCTGGCACCGAAAGGGCTGATGCCGGAACCGGTGCGGCGGAGCGACTGA
- a CDS encoding ABC transporter ATP-binding protein: MIEVSHVTKRFASLIAVDDCSLAVEKGSITGLIGPNGAGKSTLFNLIAGRYAPDEGTVTLDGRNVTGWTPHALFAAGLVRTFQIPHEFSNMTALENLMMVPPVQSGESLFSAWFRPARVREEEAAVRRRAEDVLDFLKLSPVKNELAGNLSGGQKKLLELGRTMMTDARVVLLDEIAAGVNRTLLKDLAENIRRLNREFDYTFFLIEHDMDLIAQLCDPVIVMAQGRVMTQGPIEQIQADERVIEAYFGGAPTKAPAAQPAAAVRV, translated from the coding sequence ATTATAGAAGTCAGTCATGTAACCAAACGCTTTGCCAGCCTGATCGCGGTGGATGATTGCAGCCTCGCGGTGGAAAAGGGCTCCATTACCGGTCTCATCGGTCCGAATGGTGCCGGGAAGTCGACGTTATTCAATCTCATCGCGGGCCGCTATGCCCCTGACGAGGGGACCGTGACGCTAGATGGACGCAATGTCACGGGCTGGACACCGCACGCTCTGTTCGCCGCCGGTCTGGTGCGCACCTTTCAGATCCCGCATGAATTCTCCAACATGACGGCGCTCGAGAACCTCATGATGGTGCCGCCCGTCCAGTCTGGCGAGAGCCTCTTTTCCGCCTGGTTCCGGCCGGCGCGGGTGCGTGAGGAGGAGGCGGCCGTGCGCCGCCGGGCCGAGGACGTTCTGGATTTTCTCAAGCTGTCGCCCGTGAAGAACGAGCTTGCGGGAAACCTCTCCGGCGGACAGAAAAAGTTGCTGGAGCTCGGCCGCACCATGATGACGGACGCGCGCGTCGTGCTGCTCGACGAGATCGCCGCCGGCGTCAACCGCACCCTGCTCAAGGACCTGGCGGAGAACATCCGCCGGCTCAATCGCGAGTTCGACTACACTTTCTTCCTCATAGAACACGACATGGACTTGATCGCGCAGCTTTGCGATCCGGTGATCGTCATGGCCCAAGGCAGGGTCATGACCCAGGGCCCGATCGAACAGATCCAGGCGGACGAACGGGTGATCGAGGCCTATTTCGGCGGTGCACCGACCAAGGCTCCCGCTGCGCAGCCGGCTGCGGCGGTGCGCGTATGA
- a CDS encoding ABC transporter substrate-binding protein: MMGSLRRSLLAAVCVTMLTAPAAWADVKVGFLGGFTGPIEALTPPIFEGAKLAVKNVNDQGGVLDGEKINMVSADSTCTDATAAAAAGDRMVNAEKVIAIVGALCSGETIAAANSAAVPGGVLMVSPASTSPAVSELDDKDLVFRTTPSDSYQGEAMAKLLKEKGYDNIAITYVNNDYGKGFADALEKAFTDAGGTVATKQAHEEGKADYRAEIGQLASSGADTLVVLAYASGSGQTIIRQAIEGGDFQKFVGGDGMIADELVTAIGADRLEGMIGTKAGRPEIPGAEVFAKLARDAGLDPTAVYAPQAYDAAFLIALAIEKSGKAEREGLNKALREVASGKGEAILPGEWEKAKRLIAEGKDIHYAGAGGAMTFDENGDVPGVIVEMLVKDGRFVEVGQIQ; this comes from the coding sequence ATGATGGGATCTCTGCGACGGTCACTGCTTGCTGCGGTATGCGTCACGATGCTGACCGCACCGGCTGCCTGGGCTGACGTGAAGGTCGGCTTTCTCGGCGGGTTCACCGGGCCGATCGAAGCGCTCACGCCGCCGATCTTCGAAGGGGCAAAGCTCGCGGTGAAGAATGTCAACGACCAGGGCGGGGTGCTCGACGGCGAAAAGATCAATATGGTCAGCGCCGACTCGACCTGCACCGATGCCACCGCCGCCGCGGCCGCCGGCGACCGCATGGTCAACGCGGAGAAGGTCATCGCGATCGTCGGCGCTCTCTGCTCGGGAGAGACCATTGCCGCCGCCAACAGCGCCGCGGTGCCCGGCGGCGTGCTGATGGTATCGCCCGCCTCCACCTCGCCGGCGGTGTCGGAGCTCGACGACAAGGACCTCGTCTTCCGCACCACGCCATCCGACAGCTACCAGGGCGAGGCCATGGCCAAGCTGCTCAAGGAAAAGGGCTATGACAACATCGCCATCACCTATGTGAACAACGATTACGGCAAGGGCTTCGCGGACGCCCTGGAGAAGGCCTTTACCGATGCCGGCGGTACGGTTGCCACGAAGCAGGCCCATGAGGAGGGCAAGGCGGACTACCGGGCCGAGATCGGGCAGCTTGCGTCCTCCGGTGCCGACACGCTGGTGGTGCTGGCTTACGCCTCTGGCTCGGGCCAGACCATCATCCGCCAGGCGATCGAGGGCGGCGACTTCCAGAAGTTCGTGGGCGGCGACGGCATGATTGCCGACGAGCTGGTGACCGCCATTGGCGCCGACCGGCTGGAAGGCATGATCGGCACCAAGGCCGGCCGGCCGGAGATCCCGGGCGCGGAAGTGTTCGCCAAGCTCGCCAGGGATGCCGGGCTCGATCCGACCGCTGTCTATGCGCCGCAGGCCTATGACGCGGCCTTCCTGATCGCGCTCGCCATCGAGAAAAGCGGAAAGGCCGAGCGCGAAGGCCTCAACAAGGCTCTGCGCGAGGTCGCCAGCGGCAAGGGCGAGGCGATCCTGCCCGGCGAGTGGGAGAAGGCCAAGCGGCTGATCGCCGAGGGCAAGGACATCCACTATGCCGGCGCCGGCGGCGCCATGACCTTCGACGAGAATGGCGACGTGCCGGGCGTCATCGTCGAGATGCTGGTGAAAGACGGCCGCTTCGTCGAGGTCGGCCAAATCCAGTAG
- a CDS encoding ABC transporter ATP-binding protein — protein MSLIAARELHAGYGGMNILNGVSISIEPHEIGVIVGPNGAGKSTTLKALFGLLTITAGTVTLDGRDITNMEPDRLVPLGMAYVPQEHNVFVSLTVEENLEMGAFIRRDDFRHLIDQVYAIFEPLKEKRRQPAGELSGGQRQMVAIGRALMTEPKLLLLDEPTAGLSPLFMSEIFDRIIAINRQGVGVLMVEQNAKQALAIAHKGFVLASGQNRYTDTGAALLANPDVARSFLGG, from the coding sequence ATGAGCCTGATTGCGGCGAGAGAGCTGCATGCCGGCTATGGCGGCATGAACATCCTCAATGGCGTGTCCATTTCGATCGAGCCGCACGAGATCGGCGTCATCGTCGGACCAAACGGCGCCGGCAAGTCCACCACGCTGAAGGCGCTGTTCGGGCTTTTGACCATAACCGCGGGGACGGTCACCCTCGATGGCCGCGACATCACCAATATGGAGCCCGACCGGCTGGTGCCGCTCGGCATGGCCTACGTGCCCCAGGAGCACAACGTGTTCGTGTCGCTCACCGTCGAGGAGAATCTCGAGATGGGGGCATTCATCCGCCGCGACGATTTCCGGCACCTGATCGACCAAGTCTATGCCATATTCGAGCCGCTGAAGGAAAAGCGCCGCCAGCCGGCGGGCGAGCTGTCCGGCGGGCAGCGGCAGATGGTCGCGATCGGCCGGGCGCTCATGACCGAGCCGAAGCTTCTGCTCCTGGACGAGCCGACTGCGGGGCTGTCGCCCCTGTTCATGTCGGAGATCTTCGACCGGATCATCGCCATCAACCGCCAGGGCGTAGGGGTGCTCATGGTGGAACAGAACGCCAAGCAGGCTCTGGCCATCGCGCACAAGGGTTTCGTGCTCGCCAGCGGCCAGAACCGCTACACCGATACCGGTGCCGCGTTGCTGGCGAACCCGGACGTCGCCAGAAGCTTTCTGGGGGGCTGA